Proteins encoded in a region of the Pseudomonas sp. PDNC002 genome:
- the sstT gene encoding serine/threonine transporter SstT, which translates to MTLPSPTLLQRLKGTSLVLRIFIGMLCGIALAVLWPQGAQAVGLLGKLFISALKAVAPVLVLVLVMASIANHKQGQRTHIRPILMLYLIGTFSAAVVAVIASFAFPSNLVLHAPSSELAPPGGIGEVLRSLLFSVTTNPVKALLEADFIAILAWAIGLGIALRHARQTTRDLLDDMANGVTLIVRVVIAFAPLGIFGLVAGTIAESGFDALLGYLHLLAVLLGCMLFVALVVNPLIVFAKIRRNPYPLVLMCLRESGITAFFTRSSAANIPVNLQLCERLGLHEDTYSVSIPLGATINMAGAAITISVLTLAAVHTLGIAVDLPTAILLSVVASICACGASGVAGGSLLLIPLACGLFGISSEVAMQVVAVGFIIGILQDSAETALNSSTDVLFTAAACMAEGDVDEQQATERA; encoded by the coding sequence ATGACGCTTCCCTCTCCCACTCTCCTGCAGCGGCTCAAGGGCACCAGCCTGGTCCTGCGGATCTTCATCGGCATGCTCTGCGGCATCGCCCTCGCCGTGCTCTGGCCGCAAGGCGCGCAGGCGGTCGGCCTGCTCGGCAAGCTGTTCATCTCCGCGCTGAAGGCCGTGGCACCCGTCCTGGTGCTGGTACTGGTGATGGCCTCCATCGCCAACCACAAGCAGGGCCAGCGCACCCACATCCGACCGATCCTGATGCTCTATCTGATCGGCACCTTCTCCGCCGCGGTAGTTGCGGTGATCGCCAGCTTCGCCTTCCCGTCGAACCTGGTGCTGCATGCGCCCAGCAGCGAACTCGCCCCGCCCGGTGGCATCGGCGAAGTGCTGCGTTCGCTGCTGTTCAGCGTCACCACCAACCCGGTGAAGGCGCTGCTGGAGGCGGACTTCATCGCCATTCTGGCCTGGGCCATCGGCCTGGGTATTGCCCTGCGCCACGCTCGCCAGACCACTCGCGACCTGCTGGATGACATGGCCAACGGCGTCACCCTGATCGTCCGCGTCGTCATCGCCTTCGCCCCGCTGGGCATCTTCGGCCTGGTGGCCGGCACCATCGCCGAATCCGGCTTCGACGCCCTGCTCGGCTACCTGCATCTGCTGGCCGTGCTGCTGGGCTGCATGCTGTTCGTGGCGCTGGTGGTCAACCCGCTGATCGTCTTCGCCAAGATCCGTCGCAACCCTTACCCGCTGGTGCTGATGTGCCTGCGCGAGAGCGGCATCACCGCCTTCTTCACCCGCAGCTCGGCGGCCAACATCCCGGTCAACCTGCAGCTGTGCGAACGCCTGGGTCTGCACGAGGACACCTACTCGGTGTCGATCCCGCTGGGCGCAACCATCAACATGGCCGGCGCCGCCATCACCATCAGCGTGCTGACCCTGGCGGCGGTACACACCTTAGGGATAGCCGTGGACCTGCCCACCGCCATCCTGCTCAGCGTGGTCGCCTCGATCTGCGCCTGCGGCGCATCCGGCGTGGCCGGCGGCTCGCTGCTGCTGATCCCGCTGGCCTGCGGCCTGTTCGGCATCTCCAGCGAAGTGGCGATGCAGGTGGTGGCGGTCGGCTTCATCATCGGTATCCTCCAGGACTCGGCCGAGACCGCGCTGAACTCCTCCACCGACGTGCTGTTCACCGCCGCGGCCTGCATGGCCGAAGGCGACGTCGACGAGCAGCAGGCGACCGAGCGCGCCTGA
- the dapF gene encoding diaminopimelate epimerase, with protein sequence MHFVKYQALGNDYLVYAGKAPFALTPAQIGRVCDRHFGIGSDGILLANHSDSAFGLRILNPDGSEAEKSGNGLRIFSRYLWDCGLVADQPFDIVTAGGTVTSQVSDEGRTVEVSMGRAEFACARIPVLVDAPEALSYPLEIDGFALEISAVSMGNPHCVVFVEQTSPELAHRLGPLLENHPLFPRRTNVQFVQWLARDALRVEIWERGAGYTLSSGTSSCAAASVARRLDLCDEQIELHLAGGLLHIRVDDDFQVTMRGAVQRVAGIDLDPESFADLG encoded by the coding sequence ATGCACTTCGTGAAATACCAGGCGCTGGGCAATGACTATCTGGTGTACGCCGGCAAGGCGCCCTTTGCCCTGACGCCGGCGCAGATCGGCCGGGTCTGCGACCGCCACTTCGGCATCGGCTCCGACGGCATCCTGCTGGCGAATCACAGCGACAGCGCCTTCGGCCTGCGCATCCTCAACCCGGACGGCTCGGAAGCGGAGAAGAGCGGCAACGGCCTGCGCATCTTCTCCCGCTATCTATGGGATTGCGGATTGGTCGCAGACCAGCCGTTCGACATCGTCACCGCCGGCGGCACGGTCACCAGCCAGGTATCCGATGAAGGCCGCACCGTGGAAGTGTCCATGGGCCGCGCCGAGTTCGCCTGTGCAAGGATTCCGGTGCTGGTCGATGCCCCCGAGGCGCTGAGCTATCCGCTGGAAATCGACGGCTTCGCGCTGGAGATCAGCGCCGTTTCCATGGGCAACCCGCACTGCGTGGTTTTCGTCGAACAGACCAGCCCCGAGCTGGCCCACCGCCTCGGCCCATTGCTGGAAAACCACCCGCTGTTCCCCCGGCGCACCAACGTCCAGTTCGTCCAGTGGTTAGCCCGCGATGCGCTGCGCGTGGAAATCTGGGAGCGCGGCGCCGGCTACACGCTGTCCTCCGGCACCAGCAGTTGTGCGGCGGCTTCGGTGGCGCGCAGGCTAGACCTGTGCGACGAACAGATCGAGCTGCACCTGGCCGGTGGGCTGCTGCACATCCGCGTCGACGACGACTTCCAGGTGACCATGCGCGGCGCCGTGCAGCGCGTCGCCGGTATCGACCTGGACCCGGAATCCTTCGCCGACCTAGGCTGA
- a CDS encoding ion transporter — translation MADTQSWRQRLYVIIFQSDTVAGRRFDSALLIVILASLLVVILDSVDEISNAYGGLLSDIEWVINGLFLIEYLLRLYCSPKPLRYALSFYGLVDLLAVLPGVIAIFYPNAQYLLVIRIVRVLRIFRILKLRQYLRQADFLLTALRGSQQKITVFFVSVMSLVTVFGSLMYVVEGPEHGFTSIPRGIYWAIVTLTTVGFGDITPKTPLGQAIASLVMLTGYSIIAVPTGIFSAELHNAMRQERPPGQLDKPCPACAKASHEAEAAFCSRCGNALFPRADDTASG, via the coding sequence ATGGCCGACACCCAAAGCTGGCGCCAGCGCCTCTACGTCATCATCTTCCAGTCCGACACGGTCGCCGGCCGGCGCTTCGACAGCGCGCTGCTGATCGTCATCCTCGCCAGCCTGCTGGTGGTGATCCTCGACAGCGTGGACGAGATCAGCAACGCCTACGGCGGCCTGCTCAGCGACATCGAGTGGGTGATCAACGGCCTGTTCCTGATCGAGTACCTGCTGCGCCTGTACTGCTCGCCCAAGCCGTTGCGCTACGCCCTGAGCTTCTACGGGCTGGTGGACCTGCTGGCGGTGCTGCCGGGGGTGATCGCCATCTTCTACCCCAACGCCCAGTACCTGCTGGTGATCCGCATCGTGCGGGTGCTGCGCATCTTCCGCATCCTCAAGCTGCGCCAGTACCTGCGCCAGGCCGACTTCCTGCTCACCGCGCTGCGCGGCAGCCAGCAGAAGATCACGGTGTTCTTCGTCTCGGTGATGAGCCTGGTGACGGTGTTCGGCTCGCTGATGTACGTGGTCGAAGGCCCGGAGCACGGCTTCACCAGCATCCCGCGCGGCATCTACTGGGCCATCGTCACCCTGACCACCGTGGGCTTCGGCGACATCACCCCGAAGACACCGCTGGGCCAGGCCATCGCCAGCCTGGTAATGCTCACCGGCTACTCGATCATCGCGGTACCCACCGGCATCTTCAGCGCCGAACTGCACAACGCCATGCGCCAGGAGCGCCCGCCAGGGCAACTGGACAAGCCCTGCCCGGCCTGCGCCAAGGCCAGCCACGAGGCCGAAGCGGCGTTCTGCTCGCGCTGCGGCAACGCGCTGTTCCCAAGGGCGGATGACACTGCCAGCGGCTGA